The window GTGACACAGGTAGACCAGCATCGCCGGCATCACCGCCGCTTCGACCACGCCGAGCATGAAGCGGATGACGATCAGCCAATAGGCGTTGGAGACCACGCCAGTCAATGTGGCCAGGCCACCCCAGAGGATCAGGCTGACGAAAATCAGCTTCTTCACGCTGTGTTTTTGCGCGTAGATCGCGCCCGGCACCTGGAAGAAAAAGTAGCCGAGGAAGAACAGCGCACCGAGCAATGAGGACAGCCCCGGCGTGATCATCAGGTCGGCGGCCATGCCCGATGCGGCGGCGAAGCCGTAGTTGGCGCGATCGAGATACGCCAGGCTGTAGGTGATGAACACGATCGGCATGATGTACCACCAGCGGCGGGCGGCGAGGGTTGCAGTTGTCATGGTGTTGCTCCTGAGCTTGTTGTTTTTGTCGCAGCAGGTTCAATAAAACGGTGGTCTGTCAGGGCCTCATCGCTGGCAAGCCAGCTCCCACAGGTTTTGTCTGCACCACGGTCAATGTGGGAGCTGGCTTGCCAGCGATGGCGTGTTCAAATTCAGCAACGAGTTCGGATCGGGTCGGCAACCCCTCCATATCCCCGCGACTCTGCACCGCCCGACTGCCAATCCAGTTCGCCCGTTGCACCGCCTCGGCAAAACTCTGCTGTTCCAGCAGGGCACTGATCATCCCCACCGCAAAGCCGTCACCCGCGCCCACCGTATCGACGACATGGGCTACCGGCACGCCGGCGACAAAGCCCTGATCCAGTTGCGTGCGGTAATAGGCGCCCTGCGGCCCAAGCTTGATCGCCACCGCTTCGGCCCCCTGATCGAGATAGAACGCGGCGATGTCCGCCGGGTCTTCGAAACCCGTGAGCAAACGACCTTCACTCAAGCCCGGCAAGACCCAGTGGGCGAGGGCGGCGAGACGGTTGATCTCGCTGATCATTTCGCGCTCGCTGGCCCACAGGCTCGGGCGCAGATTAGGGTCGAACGACACGCTGCGTCCGGCATGGCGCATGCGCGTCATCAGCTCCAGCGACATCTCCCGCGCCGAGGCCGACAGCGCTGGCGGAATCCCGGTGGCGTGCAAATGCCGGGCGCTCAGCAGGCTTTCATTGATCGACTGCGGCGACAGATGACTGGCCGCCGAACCGCGGCGGAAATACTCGACCTGCGGATCGCTGCCATCGTCGGTGCGGGATTTGAACTGGAAACCGGTCGGGTGTTGGTTGTCGACCTCAACGTGCCAGCAATCCAGCCCTTCGCGGGTCAAGGTGTCGACGACAAAACGGCCTAGCGAATCGTTACCCACCCGGCTCAGCCACGCGACATCGAAACCCAGGCGTGAAAGGCCGATCGCCACGTTGCTGTCGGCACCGGCAATGCGCTTGTGGAATTGCTCGACCCGCGCCAGATCGCCGCATTGCTCGGCCACCAGCATCGCCATGGTTTCGCCAAACGACAGAATATCGATCTCAGACATGGGCAGGCTCCAGACGGGATTGGCCGAGACGGGCGAGGGTGGCGACGTGTTCGCGGGTCAACGCGACCAGATCATCACCTTGCAACGGATACTCGGCCGCACGCATAACGCCTTGGGCCATGTGCCGCAGCAGTTGTTCCCACAGATGCAGGTCGCTGACTTCCGGCGGCACCGCCACCAGTTTGCCGTCGGCACGCCGGGCCACAGCCTTGCAGTGCACGTAGCCAACATGGCGACCGAGCAGGCGGGCGGCGTTGGCGGCGGACTGGTCTTGCCACTGCCAGTTGCCGATGTCGAATGTCATCTTGATCGGCAGGCTGTGCTGTTCTACCGCCGTGAAGAAGCGCTGGAACGGTTCGATGCGGCCGCCGTGCAAGGTCTGGTCGTTTTCCACCAGCAGTTGCACCGGGCTGCTGTCGAGAAGTTGTTTCAGAGCTGTCAGATCACAGTTGTCGGTGAAATAGCCGAGCGAGACTTTCAGCCACTTTGAACCGAACACCTCGGCGTGTTGCAGGGCGGTGATCAGTTCGGGATTAGCGCGTGACTGGCCGGCGAGCCACAGTTCGGTCGGCGACGAATAGATGCTTTGCAGGCCCAGCGCGGCGGTGGCTTCGCTCAATTGCGCGGGGTTTTCCCGGGTAAGCAATTCTTCGCGCCATTCAATGCGATCGGCGCCGGCAGCGGCGAGCACATCGATAAAAAAGTCTTGCCCGCGCTGGCGCACAAGCTCGGCGCCGTAGCTGGACAGGCTGATGGAAACGGCAGGTTTATTCATTGTTGTGTACCTCTGAAACCGGTTTCATTTTTGTTCAAATTTTTTTAGATGTTTCTATGGTGTTCTTTTGGGCCTCATCGCTGGCAAGCCAGCTCCCACAGGTTTTGTGTGCGCCACGGACACTGTGGGAGCTGGCTTGCCAGCGATGACGTCAGATCAATCAGCGAAAAATCTCAAGGTCGACCCACGCTCAACCAGCACCGGCGCAAAATCCAGCACCCGCGCCGCCTTATCATCTCCCCGCAGTCGCCTGAGCAAACACTCGAACGCCCGCGCGCCAATCTCTTGCGTCGGCTGGGCCAGCGCCGTAATCCCGCTGCCCACCAACGGATACCAGTCCAGGTCATCCAGGGCAATCAGCCCGACATCCTCAAACAACTGCGAGCCGATCTTGCGCAAGGCATGAGTCGCGGCCAGCGCCGCCACACCGTTGGCGCAAAACAGCGCTTTCGGCCCCGGCCCTGGAGTGTTTAAAAAAGTTTGCAGGTGAATGGCCAGATCGTCGCCCGTTTCCAGCACCGCCCCGGTCAACCCGGAACGCTGCGCAACCTGCGTCTGAAAACTGCTGACCCGCTCGATCCGCGAGCTGGTGCCGTCAAATGGTTCGGTGACCAGCAGCACATCGCGATAGCCACGCTGCTCAAGATGGGCGAGGGCCATTGCCACGGCCTGCGGGTTGTTCAACCCGACCATGTCGCTGTCGAGCCCGTCGACCTTGCGATCCACCAGTACCAGCGGCATTTCGCGGTGCAATTCATGCAATTCGTCACGGTGATGGCCTAGGGTGTTCACGATCAGGCCTTCGATGTTGTACGAGCGCAGGAGGGCCAGATGCTGACGCTCTTGCTCGTCATCGCGGTCGGTGTTGCACACCACCAGGCTGTAGCCGTGCGCACGGCAGGCGGTTTCCACCCCGTGCATCACGGCAATCGAATAAGGGTTACGGATGTCGGCCACCAGCATGCCGATCAAGCGAGTACGCCCGCGTTTGAGGCCGCGGGCCATCTGGTTTGGGCGATAGCCCAGTTCGGCAATCGCCTGCTCGATGCGCAAGGCAATGGCATCGGAGAGCAGGGCGCGGTCATCGCCGATGAAACGCGAGACGCTGGCCTTGGAAACACCGGCGCGTTCGGCGACATCGAGCATGGTCACGCGGCTGCGCTGGGCGGCGGAAAAGTCGTTCACGGTGTGAAACCTTGTTATTGGATTTATAGGGCGTCAGTCGTTACATGTGACTGAAACCGGTTTCAGGAAACACCAGAATCAAATCTTTCGTCAAGTGAATGATCGTTCCGCTCGACCCAAGTGCCGACGGGCGGCAACGGGATCAGGCGCTCGTCAGCCGAACAAGCCGGCCGCGATATTGATTGAAAAACCCAGAATGGCCGTGTTGAACACGAAGCCGATCAACGATTGTGCCAACACGATTTTGCGCATGTCCCGCGTTGCCACGCCGACATCGGCCGTTTGCACCGCAACGCCGATGGTGAACGAGAAATACAGGAAGTCCCAGTAGTTGGGCGTGGTCAGGCCTTCGGAAAAACGCAACGCGGGTTCCTTGCCATCCCATGTGTAATACAGGCGGGCGTAATGCACGCAAAAGATCACCCCGATCAATAACCATGAGCCGATCACGGTCAGTGCGGTGAAACCGTAGTGCAGCAGTTTGCTAGAGGCTTCCAGATCCTTGCTGCCGGCGAGTTCGAAGGTGATGGTGGCGAGACTGGCCAGCGCGGCGATGCACACCACGAACAACACCAGACCGGCGTTTTCATCTTCGACTTCGGCGATGCGTTTGACGTCCGGTGCCTTGGAACGCGCAGTAAGCCAGAGCATCAGGATCAGGTAAGTCCAGACGCCTGCGTTCCAGCCGATGAGGATTTTGCTGACGATGGAGTCGGCGGGGGCCAGAAGACCTGTGGCAAGGCCGAGCAGGGCAGCGGCGGAAAGGCGAGGATGGGTGCGGGCGAGGAAGCGCATGGGGACTCGAGGGGCCAGGATGGTTCAGACACCTTAGCCATGTGGGAGCTGGCTTGCCAGCGATGACGGCGGCACAGTCAACATTGATGTTGGCTGACCCATCGCTATCGCTGGCAAGCCAGCTCCCACAGGGATTAGTGGTGCTTGGTGAAGCGTTTTACGAGTTTCATGACCACGACGAAGAACACCGGCACGAAGATCACCGCCAGCGTCGCGGTGATCATCCCGCCGATAACCCCGGTGCCGATGGCCTGCTGGCTCGCCGAGCTGGCGCCGGTGGCGATGGCCAACGGCACCACACCGAGGATGAACGCCAGCGAAGTCATCACGATCGGCCGCAAACGCAGGCGTGCCGCTTGCAGCGTGGCGTCGATCAGGTCGTGGCCTTCGTCATATAGGCTCTTGGCGAATTCGATGATCAGGATCGCGTTCTTCGCCGACAGACCAATGATGGTAATCAACCCGACCTTGAAGAACACATCGTTGGGCATCCCGCGTAGCGTCACCGCCAGCACCGCACCGAGCACACCCAGCGGCACCACCAGCAACACCGAAGTCGGAATCGACCAGCTCTCGTACAACGCGGCCAGACACAGGAACACGATCAGCAGGGACAGGCCGAGCAGTATCGGCGCCTGGCTGCCGGACAAACGCTCCTGCAACGACAGGCCCGTCCATTCCTGCCCGAGACCTTTCGGGCCCTGCGCGACCAGACGTTCAATCTCGGCCATGGCCTCGCCGGTGCTATGGCCCGGCGTTGGCTCGCCGGAGATCGCAATCGCCGGATAACCGTTGTAACGGGTCAATTGCGCCGGGCCCTGAATCCATTTGGCCTGGACGAATGCCGACAGCGGCACCATTTTTCCGGCGTTGTTGCGCACGTGCATTTTCAGCAAGTCATCGACCTGACTGCGCTGATCGCCTTCAGCCTGCACCACCACACGCTGCATCCGGCCCTGATTGGGGAAGTCGTTGATGTACGCCGAGCCCACAGCGGTGGACAGCACATTGCCAATCTCGGCAAACGACACACCCAAGGCATTGGCCTGTTTGCGGTCCACTTCCAGTTGCACCTGCGGTGCTTCGGCCAGTGCGCTTTCGCGGACATTCATCAGCACCGGGCTTTTCTCGGCGGCCGCGAGCAATTCCGTGCGTGCCTGCATCAACGTCGCGTGACCGAGGCCGCCGCGATCCTGCAAACGGAACTCGAAACCGCTCGACGTGCCGAGGCCGTCCACGGGCGGCGGCAGAACCGAGAACGCCATGGCGTCCTTTATCTCGCTCAGTGCGATATTGGCGCGGTCGGCAATCGAGCTGGCCGAATCATCGCTGCTGCGCTGCGACCAATCCTTCAGCGTCGAAAATGCCAACGCTGCGTTCTGCCCGCTGCCAGAGAAGCTGAAACCGAGAATCACCACACTGTCGCTGATTCCCGGCTCGCTGGCGTTATGCGCCTCAAGCTGTTCAGCCACGGCCACCGTACGGTTCTTGGTCGCGCCCGGCGGCAGCTGAATATCGGTGATGGTGTAACCCTGATCTTCCACCGGCAGGAACGAGGAGGGCAGACGCGCAAAGCACAGGCCCAGGCCGACCAGCAACACGACGTAGATCAGCAGATAGCGCCCGGTACGCTTCAGCGCGTAACCGACCCAGCCCTGATAGCGATTGGTCAGTTGCTCGAAGCGGCGGTTGAACCAG of the Pseudomonas sp. Seg1 genome contains:
- a CDS encoding efflux RND transporter permease subunit, producing MPQFFIDRPVFAWVVALFILLAGALAIPQLPVAQYPDVAPPQIEIYAVYPGASAQTVDESVVSLIEEELNGADHLLYFESQSSLGSATIKATFQPGTNPELAQVDVQNRLKVVESRLPQAVNQQGLQVEKVSSGFLLLISLTSSDGKLDDVALSDYLARNVMNEIKRLDGVGKAQLYGAERAMRIWIDPQKLIGFNLTPADVNAAIVAQNAQVSAGSIGDLPNPSSQEITATILVKGQLSTPEEFADIVLKANPDGSTVRVSDVARVEIGSQEYQFGTRLNGKPSTAVGVQLSPGANALSTATLVRAKMDELSRYFPAGVEYKIPYDTSPFVKVSITKVVYTLGEAMLLVFAVMFLFLQNVRYTLIPTLAVPVALMGTFATMLALGFSINVLTMFGMVLAIGILVDDAIVVVENVERIMATEGLSPKEATRKAMTQITGAIIGITLVLVAVFIPMAFMQGSVGVIYQQFSLSMATSILFSAFLALTLTPALCATLLKPIGKGEHHEKSGFFGWFNRRFEQLTNRYQGWVGYALKRTGRYLLIYVVLLVGLGLCFARLPSSFLPVEDQGYTITDIQLPPGATKNRTVAVAEQLEAHNASEPGISDSVVILGFSFSGSGQNAALAFSTLKDWSQRSSDDSASSIADRANIALSEIKDAMAFSVLPPPVDGLGTSSGFEFRLQDRGGLGHATLMQARTELLAAAEKSPVLMNVRESALAEAPQVQLEVDRKQANALGVSFAEIGNVLSTAVGSAYINDFPNQGRMQRVVVQAEGDQRSQVDDLLKMHVRNNAGKMVPLSAFVQAKWIQGPAQLTRYNGYPAIAISGEPTPGHSTGEAMAEIERLVAQGPKGLGQEWTGLSLQERLSGSQAPILLGLSLLIVFLCLAALYESWSIPTSVLLVVPLGVLGAVLAVTLRGMPNDVFFKVGLITIIGLSAKNAILIIEFAKSLYDEGHDLIDATLQAARLRLRPIVMTSLAFILGVVPLAIATGASSASQQAIGTGVIGGMITATLAVIFVPVFFVVVMKLVKRFTKHH
- a CDS encoding AP endonuclease, encoding MNKPAVSISLSSYGAELVRQRGQDFFIDVLAAAGADRIEWREELLTRENPAQLSEATAALGLQSIYSSPTELWLAGQSRANPELITALQHAEVFGSKWLKVSLGYFTDNCDLTALKQLLDSSPVQLLVENDQTLHGGRIEPFQRFFTAVEQHSLPIKMTFDIGNWQWQDQSAANAARLLGRHVGYVHCKAVARRADGKLVAVPPEVSDLHLWEQLLRHMAQGVMRAAEYPLQGDDLVALTREHVATLARLGQSRLEPAHV
- a CDS encoding LacI family DNA-binding transcriptional regulator produces the protein MNDFSAAQRSRVTMLDVAERAGVSKASVSRFIGDDRALLSDAIALRIEQAIAELGYRPNQMARGLKRGRTRLIGMLVADIRNPYSIAVMHGVETACRAHGYSLVVCNTDRDDEQERQHLALLRSYNIEGLIVNTLGHHRDELHELHREMPLVLVDRKVDGLDSDMVGLNNPQAVAMALAHLEQRGYRDVLLVTEPFDGTSSRIERVSSFQTQVAQRSGLTGAVLETGDDLAIHLQTFLNTPGPGPKALFCANGVAALAATHALRKIGSQLFEDVGLIALDDLDWYPLVGSGITALAQPTQEIGARAFECLLRRLRGDDKAARVLDFAPVLVERGSTLRFFAD
- a CDS encoding sugar kinase; translated protein: MSEIDILSFGETMAMLVAEQCGDLARVEQFHKRIAGADSNVAIGLSRLGFDVAWLSRVGNDSLGRFVVDTLTREGLDCWHVEVDNQHPTGFQFKSRTDDGSDPQVEYFRRGSAASHLSPQSINESLLSARHLHATGIPPALSASAREMSLELMTRMRHAGRSVSFDPNLRPSLWASEREMISEINRLAALAHWVLPGLSEGRLLTGFEDPADIAAFYLDQGAEAVAIKLGPQGAYYRTQLDQGFVAGVPVAHVVDTVGAGDGFAVGMISALLEQQSFAEAVQRANWIGSRAVQSRGDMEGLPTRSELVAEFEHAIAGKPAPTLTVVQTKPVGAGLPAMRP
- a CDS encoding DUF1345 domain-containing protein, producing MRFLARTHPRLSAAALLGLATGLLAPADSIVSKILIGWNAGVWTYLILMLWLTARSKAPDVKRIAEVEDENAGLVLFVVCIAALASLATITFELAGSKDLEASSKLLHYGFTALTVIGSWLLIGVIFCVHYARLYYTWDGKEPALRFSEGLTTPNYWDFLYFSFTIGVAVQTADVGVATRDMRKIVLAQSLIGFVFNTAILGFSINIAAGLFG